In Cercospora beticola chromosome 3, complete sequence, the following proteins share a genomic window:
- a CDS encoding uncharacterized protein (SMCOG1106:major facilitator transporter~antiSMASH:Cluster_12), whose protein sequence is MADHKEASDLVEDVPLKVDPYSQDNITWTEEEETRVRRKLDLQIVPMVTVLYLLCFLDRANIGNARIQGMERDLNLYGVRFNWALSVFYIVYCLVEVPSNIILKRVGPRFYIPLLVVGFGLVSMCTAWVNTFNQLCVARAFLGVFEGGTMPGIAFFLSAFYKRKELYFRVGIYVSAASMAGAFGGLLAAGLAKIPRWGVESAPIHTWRNIFFFEGLLTMIIGGLAPLILPQSPETSTWLTEREKFIASERLRIEHRANANQVVKPHHIKRALLNINNYICAAGFFCINITVQGLSVFMPTILRDLGWTATRAQLYSVPVYVSASAIAILIAFISDKTRQRGLYLAAFTTLGITGFALLRADMSANVRYGAVYLCALGAFPGGPGFLSWGLNNAAGPAVRAVSGGWIVTLGTLGGIVATWTYLATDGPKFPTGHTINLSAQVVVLFLAIGGMLYCLYENRVRARGGRNSRLNGLSEEEIADLGYRHPDFRYMV, encoded by the exons ATGGCGGACCACAAGGAAGCTTCCGACCTGGTTGAGGATGTGCCGTTGAAGGTTGATCCGTATTCGCAGGACAATATCACATGgacggaagaggaggagacgAGGGTGAGACGGAAGCTGGATCTTCAGATTGTGCCGATG GTGACAGTGCTGTAcctcctctgcttcctcgATCGTGCCAATATTGGAAATGCTCG GATTCAAGGCATGGAACGCGACCTCAATCTCTACGGAGTCCGCTTCAACTGGGCCCTCAGTGTCTTCTACATCGTATACTGCCTGGTCGAAGTACCATCGAACATCATCCTCAAGAGAGTCGGGCCCAGGTTCTACATTccgctcctcgtcgtcggctTCGGGCTTGTATCCATGTGCACAGCATGGGTAAACACATTCAACCAATTGTGTGTTGCCCGCGCATTCTTGGGCGTCTTCGAAGGAGGCACAATGCCTGGAATCGCCTTTTTTCTATCTGCATTCTACAAGCGCAAGGAACTATACTTCCGTGTAGGAATATACGTGAGCGCAGCATCCATGGCTGGTGCTTTTGGAGGTCTGCTCGCTGCAGGACTCGCCAAGATCCCTCGATGGGGAGTCGAATCGGCACCAATCCATACATGGCGGAAtattttcttcttcgaaggtCTGCTCACAATGATTATTGGAGGTCTGGCACCTTTGATTCTGCCGCAAAGCCCGGAGACATCGACCTGGTTGACTGAGCGGGAGAAATTCATCGCCTCCGAGAGACTACGAATCGAACACCGAGCAAATGCGAACCAGGTCGTGAAGCCGCACCACATCAAGCGTGCTCtgctcaacatcaacaactaCATCTGTGCCGCTGGGTTCTTCTGCATTAACATCACTGTTCAAGGTCTCTCGGTCTTTATGCCTACCATTCTGCGCGATCTGGGCTGGACGGCAACGAGGGCGCAGCTGTACAGCGTGCCAGTCTATGTATCGGCATCTGCAATCGCCATTCTGATCGCTTTCATCAGTGACAAGACTAGGCAAAGAGGTCTGTACTTGGCTGCGTTCACCACTTTGGGTATCACAGGATTTGCGCTGCTTCGCGCGGATATGTCGGCCAATGTTCGCTATGGTGCCGTATATCTCTGTGCATTGGGCGCTTTCCCCGGAGGCCCTGGTTTCCTCTCGTGGGGCTTGAATAATGCGGCTG GTCCCGCTGTACGAGCAGTCTCAGGCGGGTGGATCGTGACTCTAGGCACGTTGGGCGGCATTGTCGCAACATGGACATATTTGGCAACAGACGGGCCCAAGTTTCCGACTGGACACACAATCAACTTGTCTGCGCAGGTGGTTGTCCTCTTCTTGGCGATCGGTGGTATGCTCTACTGTCTGTACGAAAACCGGGTACGAGCACGTGGCGGCCGGAACAGTCGACTGAATGGGCtgagtgaagaggagattGCAGACCTGGGTTATCGGCATCCGGACTTCAGATATATGGTTTGA
- a CDS encoding uncharacterized protein (antiSMASH:Cluster_12): protein MKGSLDYHDRIVEISLGLSAILIFRKFRDMIEETRNKFSIKRFFSITRSYEKLPSEDLSEDEVESGSSEDKNATSTDATRSQVYVPLAILTLLAVSLAAALWAWPTIKTLPSTFGVPINRCSNGNVPTIRREWRTLTEGEQINYISAIQCLRNSQSHFFPDRGDISRYMDFVYAHYENLFGMHHAAGCLPWHRWLLALFEQSLRDECEYEGSMPYWDWSLDWNDPGRSPVFDETFGFGGDGNPTRESTILNGSCVTTGPFANMMIPKFPEASPGEEHCLSREFGWKHGAHGDKLRKDFLRGVLQEATFWNFTRAFERGPHDTIHGYIGGVLPTVYSPAGESSYKFCHVQRVS, encoded by the exons ATGAAGGGGAGTCTCGACTATCATGATCGGATCGTCGAAATCTCACTTGGTCTATCTGC GATCTTGATCTTCAGGAAGTTCAGGGACATGATTGAAGAGACACGAAACAAGTTCAGTATCAAGCGATTCTTCAGCATCACAAGATCCTACGAGAAACTGCCTAGCGAGGATCTGTCTGAGGATGAAGTCGAGAGTGGCTCAAGTGAAGACAAGAATGCCACGAGTACGGATGCAACCCGCAGCCAAGTATACGTCCCTCTGGCCATCTTGACACTCCTGGCAGTTTCCCTTGCCGCGGCTCTCTGGGCCTGGCCGACCATCAAGACTCTCCCATCGACATTTGGCGTTCCAATTAATCGCTGCAGTAACGGCAATGTCCCAACAATACGTCGTGAATGGCGGACTTTGACTGAAGGAGAGCAAATCAACTATATCTCTGCCATTCAATGCTTACGAAATTCCCAATCACACTTCTTCCCTGACAGGGGAGATATCAGTCGATACATGGATTTCGTATACGCGCACTACGAGAACCTTTTTGGAATGCACCACGCTGCAGGATGCCTGCCTTGGCATCGATGGCTTCTCGCGTTATTTGAGCAGAGTCTGAGAGACGAATGCGAGTATGAAGGTTCGATGCCTTATTGGGATTGGAGTTTGGATTGGAACGATCCGGGAAGATCACCAGTGTTTGATGAAACGTTTGGCTTTGGAGGTGATGGGAACCCGACGCGGGAATCTACAATATTGAATGGGAGTTGTGTGACCACGGGGCCGTTTGCGAATATGATGATTCCGAAATTTCCAGAGGCGAGTCCTGGTGAGGAACATTGTTTGAGTAGGGAGTTTGGGTGGAAGCATGGTGCTCATGGAGATAAGCTGAGAAAGGACTTTTTGCGAGGTGTGTTGCAAGAGGCAACGTTTTGGAATTTCACGAGGGCGTTTGAGCGGGGGCCTCATGATACCATACATGGGTATATTGGTGGGGTTCTTCCGACCGTGTATTCTCCGGCAGGCGAGTCAAGTTACAAGTTTTGCCATGTACAACGTGTGAGCTGA
- a CDS encoding uncharacterized protein (BUSCO:EOG09262KZ3), producing MAAPAHGMHNLTTLIKRLEAATSRLEDIASSAQIPYDNDFPQQNVARDGPTAAGTKPSSSAPELPIVTPSSSQQTVKAAEPLPPRISDMDELISSEVNAFLEAAKGLDPLVEEQAAAVAKGFADQRRFLLVTTKAKRPDPQSQTFMDLLKDLQQDLGTAGDIKDSNRGSPMKEHLAMIAEGISTLQWLVMDGKPADVVAEMIGGAQMYGNRILKTHKEGDQAHVTFVRSYYALLNALKEYIKKHYPTGVTWNAAGIDPAQAMREVDERPTTNGTAAPPAPGGGPAPPPPPPPLPNFDNVHPPPPPPGGAPAPAKSGGDMGAVFEQLNRGESVTAGLKKVDRSQMTHKNPSLRASSAVPGEVARAKSPGPEIKPKPGSLRQNSTSSAKAAPKQGKKELDGNKWLVENFDSPSAPIEIEVSMTQSILISKCKNATIILKGKANAVSIDNCPRLQILADTLVSSVDVIKCPNFALQITNTVPTIQLDQVDGASIYLGAESLATEVYTSKCSSVNVVLPPKGDEDDSTEAPLPEQIRSYVKDGKLVSEIVEHAG from the exons ATGGCAGCTCCGGCACATGGGATGCACAACCTGACCACGCTGATCAAACG GCTGGAGGCCGCAACCTCGCGCCTAGAAGATATTGCTTCGTCCGCACAAATACCCTACGACAACGACTTTCCCCAACAAAATGTCGCCCGCGATGGCCCAACTGCCGCGGGCACCAAGCCTTCCTCCAGCGCTCCTGAGCTCCCCATCGTCactccatcctcctcgcagcAGACTGTCAAGGCAGCAGAGCCTCTTCCGCCCCGCATCAGCGACATGGACGAGCTGATCAGCAGCGAGGTGAATGCATTTCTAGAGGCAGCTAAAGGGCTGGATCCTTTGGTTGAAGAgcaggcagcagcagtcgcaaaGGGCTTTGCTGATCAGAGGAGATTCTTGTTGGTGACCACCAAGGCGAAGCGGCCGGATCCGCAATCGCAGACCTTCATGGACCTGCTCAAAGACCTTCAGCAAGATCTGGGCACGGCAGGAGACATCAAGGATAGCAATCGTGGTTCGCCTATGAAAGAGCACCTGGCCATGATCGCAGAAGGCATCAGCACATTGCAGTGGCTCGTCATGGATGGCAAGCCGGCAGATGTCGTCGCTGAGATGATTGGAGGCGCTCAGATGTACGGCAACAGGATTCTCAAGACACACAAGGAGGGAGATCAGGCACATGTGACGTTTGTGCGCTCATACTATGCGCTGCTGAATGCGCTCAAGGAGTACATCAAAAAGCACTACCCCACAGGTGTGACATGGAATGCTGCAGGTATCGATCCAGCACAGGCGATGCGCGAGGTCGATGAGCGACCAACAACGAATGGCACCGCTGCTCCTCCTGCTCCAGGAGGCGGACCAgcccctccgccgcctccacccCCTCTGCCAAACTTCGACAATGTgcatcctccgcctccgccgccaggAGGTGCGCCCGCGCCCGCAAAGAGTGGTGGAGATATGGGCGCAGTGTTTGAGCAGCTGAACCGAGGCGAGTCGGTGACAGCAGGTCTGAAGAAGGTGGACCGAAGCCAGATGACACACAAGAACCCATCATTACGCGCAAGCTCTGCTGTGCCTGGCGAGGTCGCTCGGGCTAAGAGCCCTGGTCCTGAGATCAAGCCCAAGCCGGGCTCCTTGCGACAGAACAGCACTTCCTCCGCCAAGGCCGCACCGAAGCAAGGCAAGAAAGAACTGGACGGGAACAAGTGGTTGGTCGAGAACTTCGACTCTCCATCTGCGCCGATCGAGATCGAAGTCAGCATGACCCAGTCCATTCTGATTAGCAAGTGCAAAAACGCCACCATCATCTTGAAGGGCAAGGCAAATGCCGTGTCTATCGACAATTGCCCACGATTGCAAATTCTGGCCGACACGCTCGTCTCCTCCGTGGACGTAATCAAGTGTCCCAACTTTGCTCTCCAGATCACCAACACGGTTCCTACAATCCAACTTGATCAGGTCGACGGCGCGAGCATCTACCTTGGTGCGGAGAGCTTGGCGACAGAGGTGTACACCAGCAAGTGCAGCTCTGTCAACGTTGTTCTGCCGCCTAAgggagacgaggacgataGCACCGAGGCTCCTCTGCCCGAGCAGATTCGCAGTTATGTCAAGGATGGGAAATTGGTCAGTGAGATCGTCGAGCATGCGGGGTAG